The window CAAATTGGTTGTTTATATATTTCCTGCATATCTCTCAAATATCTTGTATCTGTCTGTCATTCTCTTTACAGTTACTTGGAGTGGCATTCCTGGGCATAGGGCTGTGGGCATGGAGTGAAAAGGTGAGCAGATTGTTCATCATGTAGAAAGAAATCAACAACAAACATCCTATTTAGAACAACTGCACACCTTCATGAAAGGAAATCAAGGTGTTGAACTAAATTGATACTATTTGAtatcacatttttgttttgaatCCTGTGTACACATCACTGAACACACAGGATTCAGTATATCCTAAGTAAAAAAACAAGGAAGGGTTCTCTGGGAGTGAACTGCATGTTATGATAACCACACAGGTGGGAAGGGAAACAATGACAATGAATACCCTTTGTCTTTAAGGTAAAAAGCCATTGTCGGCTGCCTTCTTTTTGGACTTTGTTGTGGTACCAGAGGCATACATTCCCAGTTCTTCAGGCAGGGTTTTGTTACAGCTATAAGGGCTTAACGTGCCTATGGCTAGTATCACCTCACACACTTGTCACCCAAATATGTATTGTCTCCTTGTTCTGAAAAAGCTAAATGTCAGGAGGAAAATAACCAAGATTCTTCTCCTTCTACCTGTGTGggaactccccccctccctaaacGATGGTGGTCCACACCCATCCGTCTGCATGCTCTCACTCCTGGAAAAGAGGACAGAGTGAAAGCACATGTCTTTACTCAGTCTAAAAGGAATGTCAGGCTTTCCTGCTGGAAAACCTTCCTTTCACAATGGCTCTGGGAAGGACTCATATAAGTACACATACATCGACTGTATTCATCCTACCCCCTCATGTTAGGCTCATGTTGAAGAGCTGCCATgagggttacagtgtgtgtgtgtgtgtgtgtgtacctagtgTTTTCAGTAACATTCTACAGGGAAGACTACAGTGTGGCTAGCTTGAAAGAAGCATTATGAATGACAAACACAAGTGCTTTTtaaccctctctttctttctctctctcactatcattATATATTTCATTCAtatctctctctaactcactGTCCTCTAGGGTGTGCTATCCAACATCTCTTCCATCACAGACCTGGGGGGGTTCGACCCTGTGTGGCTCTTCCTGGTGGTGGGCGGGGTCATGTTCATTCTGGGCTTTGCTGGCTGCATCGGAGCACTGAGGGAGAACTCCTTCCTGCTGAAATTTGTACGTTTTATATTATTGTATTGTAGTATTTCCTTGGCTAGCCTACACCCTTACATACATCAATATATCAACATAAATCAATTCATGAATATTTTGAAAGGAGCATATGAGTGATCATATTGTAAACCAAATAATTGGAAGACATATGAATAGTAAGTGGTTTTCATAGAAGATTCAGTCTTGTTAGCTTGGCTGCCTGTAAGACACCATCTGGGAAAGATCTCAGTGCATTGACCATGCGCATCATAGCATTGTCATGGTTACAGCACAGAGGTTTTTTGGATGGAAAGATCATGTGAGTAGCTGGAAAGAATAACAACCAAAAAACAGCAACAGTAATGTCATTTCTATTGGTCAAGTTTCAATGTCTGTTTTATGCAGACTGAGCTTGCAGAAGGAGGAGGCATTTTGTAAAGAAATGCTTTCAGACTTTTTTTCTGACATATTGTTGACCTTTTTAAAAACTGTTTTACAAAAATCTAATTGTGGTTCCAGTTTTCTGTTTTCCTTGGGATCATCTTCTTCCTGGAGCTGACTGCTGGGGTTCTGGCCTTCGTCTTCAAGGATTGGATCAAGGACCAGCTCAACTTCTTCATCAACAATAACATCAGAGCATACCGAGATGACATTGACCTTCAGAACCTCATCGACTTCACCCAGGAATACGTATGAGAGATTTAACTTCTGCTCAAGCTCTGGAATGGGCTTTTGTTAGTGTTAAAAAAAGACATTCCAGCATTTACTGGGATGTATAAGTCTTTTGTGGTTAGGAGGTTGGTTATTCCACATGCACTCATGTGCATTCCATTTGCCAATTTCTATAGGCCACATTCGAGCTTTGAAGCCAGACTATAACATTTCACAGAATAATTATATAATAACATCAAGACATTTAAAaagaaatattttaaaaatgttCTGTTGATTGTCTGTTTTAGCTACGATCAACTTTCAATTTCCTCAGTCATTTACAGAGCACCTAAAGGGAAAATAAAACACACAGAAAGCTATATTTCCTCTCCCTCAAGCTCAACTGGAGAAATCATGCGTCAGCCCATGATTCATTCAATTGGTTTCATTCTGTAGATACTGAGAAGCAGCCCAATATACCAAACTGTTTGGGAATTGTACCCAGAGCTTGGACTCTCGGAAAATTACTTTTCAGTTGACACCACAATTCCCAAGAGACGCACATCTCTCCAACAAGGACCAGTAGTGTTCTCTAATCTCGATGGAACAATTTCAGGCTAGATAGTGAAACTCTGATACACCCACACTCGTTCATGTTTAGTGCCTGTTGTTCACACATGGGGCCAGACGTTGTTAATATCTGAACAGGATGTTGGTGGGTAACAGGGGGGACGTTTTGTTGTGTTCTGTTTAGTGGGAGTGTTGCGGGGCCTTTGGCGCGGACGACTGGAATCTTAACATCTACTTCAACTGTACTGACTCCAACCCGAGCCGAGAGAAATGCGGTGTGCCATTTTCCTGCTGCACCAAAGACCCTGCTGTAAGcgttcctctccccccacaaATCACTGCAGAAAGTTCATAGTTGAGAATTTCTTCCCGGGTCACG of the Osmerus eperlanus chromosome 14, fOsmEpe2.1, whole genome shotgun sequence genome contains:
- the LOC134033467 gene encoding tetraspanin-5, with the translated sequence MMSGKHFKAHEVSCCIKYFIFGFNIIFWLLGVAFLGIGLWAWSEKGVLSNISSITDLGGFDPVWLFLVVGGVMFILGFAGCIGALRENSFLLKFFSVFLGIIFFLELTAGVLAFVFKDWIKDQLNFFINNNIRAYRDDIDLQNLIDFTQEYWECCGAFGADDWNLNIYFNCTDSNPSREKCGVPFSCCTKDPAEDVINTQCGYDIRAKADSEQRTFIYIKGCVPQFEKWLQDNLTVVAGIFIGIALLQIFGICLAQNLVSDIEAVRESCLFT